CTCACGATCCGCCCGGCGTCGGGATACGTCAATGGCTTCAAAACAACGCCGTTCAATACACTGAACATCGCCGTGTTGGCGCCGATACCGATCGCTAGAATCGCGATCACGGCTGCCGTAAACCCCGGCGAATTCGCGAGCGTGCGCAGCGCGTATCGAACGTCGCGCTTTAAATCAACGATCCAGCCCATGGCGCGCGCCTCGCGATGGAGCTCCTTCGCCTGTTCCGGACCGCCGAGCGCCAGCCTGGCCGCCCGCCGGGCCGCTTCCTGCGATAATCCGCGGCTTCGAAACTCGTCCTCCATCAAGGCAAGATGGGAAGCGATTTCACGGTTCAGCTCGGACTCTTGCCGTTTCGAACGGAAGGCATTCAGGAATCGGAGGAAGAAACGCCGCACCTCAGGCCTCGTCGGTCAGCAGCCTGTCGACAAGACCCGAGAGCCGCCGCCATTTTTCGGTTTCGTTGTGCAGCGCCCGGACTCCCGATTTCGTGATCGCGTAGTACTTCGCTTCGCGATTGTTCTCCGTCCGCTGCCAGGAGCTCTTGATCCAGCCGCGTTGCTCGAGCCTGACAAGCGCCGGATAGAGCGTGCCCTGATTGAGGACAAACCGGTGTTCCGCCAGTTGCTCCAGCCGCGAAGCGATCGCATAGGCATGCATCGGCCCCATGGTCTGAAGCGATCTCAGAACGATCAAATCCAGCGTCCCCTGCAGAAGCTCGACGGATTTGTCTTTACTTGGCATTCAAGTGATGAGCCCACTTTACCCTACTTCACTTTATTGTCAAGTGGAATCCTGCCTGCGCGGCCCGCGATCAATGTGGAGCGCCCATCCAGGCGCGGACGACGCTTCCGTATGTACCTGGAGCGGCAGGTTCCGGAACCCTTGCGCGCACACCGCTGATCCCGGTCCAGGGTTTATGGATGCGGTCGTAATCACTGATCGCGGCGGGTTCATCGGGCTCACGGTAGTCCATCCAGGTATCGTGAGCGGAGTGAAAAAGTTTCAGCAGATAGCGGGTTCCATCCCGCACCTGCAGGTCATTTTTTTCGGTACAGCCGTACTGACGGAACAGATCGACAAACTCGGCGGTCAGATCGAGTTCTCCCATCTCGAGCACGGGATAAAAGTTTTCGCGCAGAAAGCGGTACAGATACGGAGCATCATCCAGATAAATGCTGTAGCGTCCGTAGCCGGTCGGTATATACGCAAGGTGCGTCACGAGATAAGCGGTCTGCCGGAACGTTTGGTTTCTGGCGCCGTCCGGATAGGCCCTTGCGCCGGTCAGTGGATAGTGCGATAGAAAGCGCCACAGTTCGGATGGCAGGGCGGCCGCGCCAGCCGGCAGATTCAAACCAGGCACTGCTTGCGCATCGGTGAACTCGATGCTCCACATGACCATTCCCC
This window of the Terriglobia bacterium genome carries:
- a CDS encoding PadR family transcriptional regulator; amino-acid sequence: MPSKDKSVELLQGTLDLIVLRSLQTMGPMHAYAIASRLEQLAEHRFVLNQGTLYPALVRLEQRGWIKSSWQRTENNREAKYYAITKSGVRALHNETEKWRRLSGLVDRLLTDEA